One window from the genome of Gemmatimonadota bacterium encodes:
- a CDS encoding chemotaxis protein CheD: MTSPALSLRRERDLVVGMADMRCSAEPTDRLITYALGSCLAVAIHDPIARVGGLLHVMMPEASIDAAKAAANPAMFVDTGIPQLFKACYALGAKKERMVVMVAGGAHQGENEDDDRFQIGKRNFAALRKLFWKNGVMIAASEVGGSRQPRTLMMDVATGDVMLKVNGREIAMKAAGG; this comes from the coding sequence GTGACCAGCCCCGCCCTGAGTCTGCGGCGCGAGCGAGATCTGGTCGTGGGCATGGCCGATATGCGTTGCTCGGCTGAACCGACCGACCGCTTGATCACGTATGCCCTCGGCAGTTGCCTCGCGGTGGCAATCCACGACCCGATTGCCCGCGTCGGCGGGCTGTTGCACGTGATGATGCCGGAGGCATCGATCGACGCGGCCAAGGCCGCCGCGAATCCGGCGATGTTCGTGGACACCGGGATCCCCCAGTTGTTCAAAGCGTGCTATGCGCTGGGCGCCAAGAAGGAGCGCATGGTCGTGATGGTGGCGGGCGGGGCGCACCAGGGAGAGAACGAAGACGACGATCGTTTTCAGATCGGCAAGCGGAACTTCGCGGCGCTGCGCAAGCTGTTTTGGAAAAATGGAGTCATGATTGCGGCGTCAGAAGTCGGCGGATCGCGCCAGCCGCGCACATTGATGATGGATGTCGCCACGGGAGATGTGATGCTCAAGGTGAACGGGCGCGAAATCGCCATGAAAGCAGCAGGAGGCTGA
- a CDS encoding protein-glutamate O-methyltransferase CheR: MTGIAPTVLGTLGSDDFRRACAIVYDVAGISMTDGKEGLVSSRLSKRMRELGLGKYSDYLDLAERDSAELAEMVDRLTTNKTNFFRENAHFEYLRDRILPESGGRTLRIWSAGCSTGEEPYTIGMVLAEATGGKPNVQMLATDISARVLTKAREALYLPETLADVDPALVQRYFEPARSDADGKRFRVRESLRSLVKFARLNLMDEWPMRGPFDVIFCRNVMIYFDRKTQERLVNRYYDLLAPGGTLFIGHSETLHAVEHSYAYRAPAVYVKA, from the coding sequence ATGACTGGAATCGCGCCGACAGTGCTAGGGACGCTCGGGAGCGACGATTTCCGTCGCGCCTGTGCGATTGTGTACGATGTCGCCGGCATTTCGATGACCGACGGCAAAGAAGGCCTCGTCTCGTCCCGCCTGTCCAAACGGATGCGCGAACTCGGGCTCGGCAAATACAGCGACTATCTCGATCTCGCGGAACGCGATTCGGCCGAACTCGCGGAGATGGTGGACCGCCTCACGACGAACAAGACGAATTTCTTTCGCGAGAATGCGCACTTCGAGTATCTCCGCGATCGCATTCTGCCGGAGTCGGGCGGGCGCACGCTGCGCATTTGGAGCGCCGGGTGTTCGACAGGCGAGGAACCGTACACCATTGGCATGGTGCTCGCCGAGGCCACCGGCGGCAAGCCGAATGTGCAGATGCTCGCCACAGATATTTCGGCGCGCGTGCTCACCAAGGCTCGCGAGGCGCTGTATTTGCCCGAAACGCTGGCCGATGTCGATCCGGCCCTAGTGCAGCGGTACTTCGAGCCGGCACGGAGCGACGCAGACGGGAAACGGTTTCGCGTGCGCGAGTCGCTGCGTTCGCTCGTGAAGTTCGCGCGCCTCAACCTGATGGATGAATGGCCCATGCGCGGACCGTTTGATGTGATTTTTTGCCGCAACGTGATGATCTACTTTGACCGAAAAACGCAGGAGCGGCTGGTGAACCGGTATTACGATTTACTCGCTCCCGGTGGCACGCTCTTCATCGGGCATTCGGAAACGCTCCACGCGGTGGAACACAGCTACGCCTACCGGGCGCCGGCCGTGTACGTGAAGGCGTGA
- a CDS encoding response regulator, translating into MALNVLIVDDSAVMRTMVLRTLKLSGVAIGEVYQAADGQAGLECIQEHWVDLVLLDLNMPRMNGEELLGEIRGNPETANVAVIVVSTEGSESRINLIHRLGAGFVHKPFRPEQLRAVILQLTGLTDDANETSAVTSDSSSDF; encoded by the coding sequence ATGGCATTGAATGTTCTGATTGTCGATGACAGCGCCGTGATGCGCACGATGGTGCTCCGCACGCTGAAGCTCAGCGGCGTGGCGATTGGCGAGGTCTATCAGGCGGCAGACGGCCAGGCTGGGCTTGAGTGCATCCAGGAACACTGGGTCGACCTCGTGCTCCTCGACCTCAACATGCCGCGTATGAACGGTGAAGAACTGCTCGGTGAGATTCGCGGCAATCCTGAGACGGCGAATGTCGCCGTCATCGTCGTGTCGACCGAGGGGAGCGAGTCACGCATCAACCTCATTCACCGGCTTGGCGCGGGATTCGTGCACAAGCCTTTCCGCCCAGAGCAGCTACGGGCGGTCATTCTTCAGCTGACCGGATTGACCGATGACGCAAACGAAACCAGCGCAGTTACATCAGACAGCAGCAGCGACTTTTGA
- a CDS encoding chemotaxis response regulator protein-glutamate methylesterase, with product MIRVLVVDDSALVRKILTDELSKHDDIEVVGTAVDPYAARDKIVKLRPDVITLDVEMPRMDGLTFLEKLMKHLPLPVVVLSSLTPKNSETALRALALGAVEVIAKPGSSYSTGDVAAKLVQAVRNAASAHVTKRAPLTDGPRPSLASMGTLSTTHKVLAIGASTGGTRALEEVLRMLPHDAPGTVIVQHMPPGFTDAFARRLDGLCAVNVREGREGDDVVPGTVLIAPGDHHMLLVRNGARYQVVIKDGPPVHHQRPAVDVLFQSVARNAGKNAVGVILTGMGADGAAGLLQMREAGARTIAQDEATCVVFGMPKEAIKLGAAEEIVPLPMIAHAILEKFAVHEPIGIGG from the coding sequence ATGATCCGCGTTCTCGTCGTCGATGACTCGGCGCTTGTTCGTAAAATCTTGACGGACGAGCTTTCGAAGCACGATGACATTGAAGTCGTTGGGACGGCGGTCGATCCGTACGCCGCCCGCGACAAGATCGTCAAGCTGCGCCCCGACGTGATCACGCTCGACGTCGAAATGCCGCGGATGGATGGTCTGACGTTCCTCGAGAAGCTGATGAAGCACCTCCCCCTCCCAGTGGTCGTGCTCAGCTCGCTCACGCCAAAAAATTCTGAAACCGCACTTCGGGCGCTCGCCCTCGGCGCGGTGGAAGTGATCGCGAAGCCTGGCTCGTCGTACTCGACGGGCGACGTCGCCGCCAAGCTTGTGCAGGCAGTCCGGAACGCCGCGTCCGCCCACGTCACCAAACGGGCGCCGCTTACGGACGGACCTCGCCCGTCGCTTGCGTCGATGGGTACACTCTCGACCACGCACAAGGTGCTCGCCATCGGCGCGTCGACCGGCGGCACCCGTGCCCTCGAAGAAGTGCTCCGCATGTTGCCACACGACGCACCCGGCACGGTCATCGTGCAACACATGCCGCCCGGATTCACCGACGCTTTTGCGCGCCGACTCGACGGACTGTGTGCGGTAAACGTGCGCGAAGGGCGCGAGGGCGATGACGTCGTCCCTGGCACCGTGCTGATCGCCCCCGGCGATCATCACATGCTGCTCGTCCGGAACGGCGCGCGGTATCAGGTAGTCATCAAGGACGGCCCCCCCGTGCATCACCAGCGTCCGGCCGTGGACGTGCTCTTTCAGAGCGTAGCCCGGAACGCGGGCAAGAACGCCGTCGGCGTGATTCTAACCGGGATGGGCGCGGATGGTGCCGCGGGCCTACTCCAGATGCGGGAAGCTGGCGCGCGTACCATCGCGCAGGACGAAGCCACCTGCGTCGTCTTCGGCATGCCCAAAGAAGCAATCAAGCTCGGCGCCGCCGAGGAGATCGTACCGCTCCCGATGATCGCGCACGCGATTCTCGAAAAGTTCGCCGTGCACGAACCGATCGGCATTGGCGGCTGA
- a CDS encoding bifunctional helix-turn-helix domain-containing protein/methylated-DNA--[protein]-cysteine S-methyltransferase → MTTDPMLDDYTRVERAIRYLDAQGDAQPSLADVARHVGLSESHFQKLFTRWAGVSPKRFLQHRTAQVVKRLLREDRTVLDSSYEAGLSGSSRLHDLLVNAEAMTPGEYQRGGEGVEVRYGFHPTPFGECLVAVTARGICHLAFVHPVSRREALDRVKHDWPRATLVADQAGTRRAATQAFPRPGSRATAPIALHVKGTNFQLKVWNALLQIPDGGVTTYGDIAAAIGDAKASRAVGGAVGSNPISWLIPCHRVIRSTGELGGYAWGPERKRVMLALETTRRSA, encoded by the coding sequence ATGACGACCGATCCGATGCTCGACGACTACACCCGCGTGGAGCGGGCCATCCGCTACCTCGATGCGCAGGGCGACGCGCAGCCATCGCTGGCTGACGTGGCGCGGCATGTGGGGTTGAGCGAATCCCATTTTCAAAAACTGTTTACGCGCTGGGCTGGCGTCAGCCCCAAGCGATTCCTGCAGCACCGCACGGCGCAGGTGGTGAAGCGTCTGCTGCGCGAGGATCGTACGGTACTCGACAGCAGCTACGAAGCAGGGTTGTCGGGATCATCGCGATTGCACGATTTGCTGGTGAACGCCGAGGCGATGACGCCCGGCGAGTATCAGCGAGGCGGCGAGGGGGTGGAGGTTCGGTACGGCTTTCATCCGACGCCGTTTGGTGAGTGCTTGGTGGCGGTCACTGCACGGGGGATTTGCCATCTGGCCTTCGTGCATCCCGTGTCGCGTCGCGAGGCGCTCGACCGCGTGAAGCACGACTGGCCGCGCGCGACGCTGGTAGCAGATCAAGCGGGGACGCGGCGGGCCGCTACGCAGGCATTTCCGCGACCGGGGAGCCGTGCGACCGCGCCGATCGCCCTGCACGTAAAGGGCACCAACTTTCAGTTGAAGGTGTGGAACGCCTTGCTGCAGATTCCGGACGGCGGCGTGACCACCTACGGTGACATCGCGGCTGCGATCGGTGACGCCAAGGCCTCGCGCGCGGTGGGTGGCGCGGTAGGAAGCAATCCGATCAGCTGGTTGATTCCCTGCCATCGGGTCATTCGCTCGACAGGGGAACTCGGCGGCTACGCGTGGGGGCCGGAGCGAAAGCGGGTGATGCTGGCGCTGGAGACGACGCGGCGGAGTGCGTGA
- a CDS encoding tyrosine phenol-lyase, with amino-acid sequence MRHRSWAEPWKIKVVEPIRMTTRAERERHIREAGFNTFLIKSEDVYIDLLTDSGTSAMSDRQWAGMMMGDEAYAGSRNYYNLERSVREIYGYEELIPTHQGRGAEHLLSKLLIKPGDHVPGNMYFTTTRLHQELAGGTFHDVIIDEAHDPASEHPFKGNVDLKKLDALVQKVGADKVPYICVAVTVNLAGGQPVSIANLREVAEYCRPRGIKVMLDATRAVENSWFVQQREPGMRDRTVAEILRMTCDLTDGATMSGKKDSLVNIGGWLGLRDSAIAAKAQNLVVVYEGLHTYGGLAGRDLEAMAIGIRESVEEEYIRSRIGQVYYLGERLQEAGVPIVKPIGGHAVFLDAAAMLPHIPRDQFPAQALAAALYVESGVRAMERGAVSAGRDPVTGENRYPKLELVRLTIPRRVYTQAHMDVVTESVISLFEDRKLVHGLSFAYEPEYLRFFQARFEPVGAPVVLESAVHSGATVDRHFALNK; translated from the coding sequence ATGCGTCACCGTAGCTGGGCCGAACCTTGGAAGATCAAGGTTGTTGAGCCAATCCGCATGACCACGCGCGCCGAGCGCGAGCGCCATATCCGCGAAGCAGGGTTTAACACATTCCTGATTAAGTCCGAGGACGTCTACATCGACCTCCTCACCGACTCGGGCACGAGTGCCATGAGCGACCGCCAGTGGGCGGGGATGATGATGGGCGACGAAGCCTACGCCGGCTCTCGCAACTATTACAATCTCGAGCGCAGTGTGCGCGAGATTTACGGCTACGAAGAACTGATCCCCACGCACCAGGGGCGCGGCGCCGAGCATTTGTTGTCGAAGTTGCTCATCAAGCCGGGCGACCATGTGCCGGGCAACATGTACTTCACCACGACGCGACTGCATCAGGAACTTGCCGGCGGTACGTTCCACGACGTGATCATTGACGAAGCGCACGACCCCGCGTCGGAGCATCCGTTCAAGGGCAACGTCGATCTCAAGAAACTCGACGCCCTCGTGCAAAAGGTCGGGGCGGACAAGGTGCCGTATATCTGCGTCGCGGTGACGGTGAACCTGGCGGGCGGGCAGCCGGTGAGTATCGCCAATCTGCGTGAGGTGGCCGAGTACTGCCGTCCGCGCGGCATCAAGGTCATGCTCGACGCCACGCGTGCCGTGGAGAACTCCTGGTTTGTGCAGCAACGGGAGCCAGGGATGCGCGACCGCACCGTGGCCGAAATCCTGCGGATGACCTGCGATCTCACCGACGGCGCGACGATGTCGGGAAAGAAAGATTCGCTCGTGAACATCGGTGGGTGGCTGGGACTGCGCGACAGTGCGATTGCGGCCAAAGCGCAGAACCTTGTGGTCGTGTACGAGGGGCTGCACACATACGGCGGATTGGCTGGCCGCGACCTTGAGGCGATGGCTATCGGCATTCGCGAATCGGTGGAAGAGGAATACATCCGGAGTCGCATCGGCCAGGTGTACTATCTCGGTGAGCGGCTTCAGGAGGCCGGCGTGCCGATCGTCAAACCGATTGGTGGCCATGCCGTGTTTCTCGACGCGGCGGCGATGTTGCCGCACATTCCGCGCGATCAGTTCCCAGCGCAGGCGCTCGCAGCGGCGCTGTACGTAGAGAGCGGTGTGCGCGCGATGGAACGCGGCGCGGTCTCCGCGGGGCGCGACCCCGTGACAGGCGAGAACCGGTACCCGAAGCTCGAGTTGGTGCGACTGACGATTCCGCGCCGCGTGTACACACAGGCGCATATGGATGTCGTCACCGAAAGTGTCATTTCACTCTTCGAAGACCGCAAGCTCGTGCACGGGCTCAGCTTTGCGTATGAGCCCGAGTATCTGCGGTTCTTCCAGGCGCGGTTTGAGCCGGTGGGTGCTCCGGTGGTGCTGGAGTCGGCGGTCCATTCCGGCGCGACCGTTGATCGCCATTTCGCGCTGAACAAATAG
- a CDS encoding NAD+ synthase has translation MAGGDRSRGTPPPLDIDATLVEGWLTAFLRDEFARRGFTKAVVGLSGGVDSAVVAALAARALGPKNVVAIRMPYRTSSPDSLAHAQLVIDQLGVESRTVDISGMVDGYLALETDADGARRGNVMARSRMIALFDLSARYRALPLGTGNKSERLLGYFTWHADDSPPVNPIGDLFKSQVWELARHLGVPQVIIEKPASADLVQDQTDERDFGISYARADQVLNWLLSGYSPAEVAARGFSAVEVELVRKRLDGTHWKRKLPTVAMMSATAIGESYLRPVDY, from the coding sequence GTGGCCGGCGGCGACCGTTCGCGCGGCACGCCACCGCCGCTCGACATCGACGCCACGTTGGTCGAAGGCTGGCTGACGGCCTTTTTGCGCGACGAGTTTGCGCGACGCGGCTTTACCAAAGCGGTGGTCGGTCTCTCAGGTGGCGTGGACTCGGCGGTGGTCGCCGCCCTAGCAGCGCGAGCGCTCGGGCCGAAGAACGTTGTGGCCATCCGCATGCCGTACCGCACCTCAAGCCCCGATTCGCTGGCCCATGCGCAGTTGGTGATTGATCAATTAGGCGTGGAGTCGCGCACCGTCGACATCAGCGGCATGGTCGACGGCTATCTCGCGCTGGAAACCGACGCCGATGGCGCGCGCCGCGGCAATGTGATGGCTCGCTCGCGCATGATCGCGCTGTTCGATCTCTCGGCGCGCTACCGCGCGCTGCCACTTGGCACTGGCAACAAGAGTGAGCGCTTGCTCGGCTATTTCACCTGGCACGCCGACGATTCGCCGCCGGTGAACCCGATCGGCGATTTGTTCAAGTCGCAGGTGTGGGAACTCGCGCGCCACCTCGGTGTGCCGCAGGTGATCATTGAGAAGCCCGCGTCGGCCGACTTGGTGCAGGATCAGACCGACGAGCGCGATTTTGGCATTTCGTATGCGCGCGCCGATCAGGTTCTCAACTGGCTGCTGAGTGGCTACTCGCCGGCAGAAGTTGCGGCGCGCGGATTTTCTGCGGTGGAAGTGGAGCTGGTCCGGAAGCGCCTCGACGGCACGCACTGGAAGCGGAAGTTGCCGACGGTGGCCATGATGAGCGCGACGGCGATTGGGGAGTCGTACCTGCGGCCCGTGGACTACTAA
- a CDS encoding chemotaxis protein CheA, with translation MPDMSLDALALQLMQLDAADNAGVAEFVAGVRAFIARADLPDTPLLVALAGTADLLEISPAAHRGIMFGEAGRAIEHLMNGGAAEPAAVEMPDAETMPDDMDVELLRDFITESRDILCSAEAALLSLESNPTDVESVNTVFRSFHTIKGTGAFLGLTGLSRFAHHAESVLSMVRDKEIQYDCRCADLSLRSTDMIKAFLDCVETGLETGALIAPVGSHELTRELEHAAAGEVFDAAMMDEPSDAEAAEPESVATTTASAEPTAAESLASVIAAVAFETAVSAPTSQTPQKAKPDADLSVRVRTDRLDRLIDMVGELVIAQSMISGDTDVSQHKNPALARKITHAGKIVRDLQDLSMSMRMVPLKGTFQKLTRLVRDLAQKNGKLVEFVTSGDDTEIDRNMVDAIADPLVHMVRNGLDHGLEGREEREAAGKRAQGTLKLSAFHQGGHVVVELKDDGRGLNREKIISKAIAKGLIESEKGMMDGDVWQLIFAPGFSTADKITDVSGRGVGMDVVKRNVEQIRGRIDITSEKGKGTTFTVRLPLTLAITDGMLVRVGDERYIVPTINIMLSFRPAVESLYTVTGRGEMVLLRDATIPIVRLHRLFGITGAKERPEEALLMLVGDGERQCAVLVDELLAQHQVVAKTLGRGLDAVPGVSGGAILGDGRVGLILDVAQIIQLGRTAGNEDETPMAQDRRSIA, from the coding sequence ATGCCCGATATGTCACTCGACGCGCTCGCCCTACAGTTGATGCAACTCGACGCCGCGGACAACGCCGGCGTCGCTGAGTTCGTGGCTGGGGTGCGCGCCTTCATTGCGCGCGCCGATTTGCCGGACACCCCCCTGTTGGTGGCGCTGGCCGGCACGGCCGATCTGCTTGAAATCTCGCCCGCGGCCCATCGCGGCATCATGTTCGGCGAAGCGGGACGCGCCATCGAGCACCTCATGAACGGCGGCGCCGCTGAACCGGCTGCGGTCGAGATGCCCGACGCCGAGACGATGCCGGACGATATGGATGTGGAGCTCCTCCGCGACTTCATCACGGAGAGCCGGGACATCCTCTGCAGCGCGGAAGCAGCCCTCCTCTCGCTGGAATCGAATCCGACCGACGTCGAGTCGGTGAACACCGTGTTCCGCTCGTTTCATACCATCAAGGGAACGGGCGCCTTTTTGGGGCTGACCGGACTCTCGCGCTTTGCACACCATGCCGAGTCCGTGCTCTCGATGGTGCGCGACAAAGAAATCCAGTACGACTGCCGGTGTGCGGATCTCTCGCTGCGGTCCACCGACATGATCAAGGCGTTTTTGGATTGCGTCGAAACGGGACTCGAGACCGGCGCGTTGATCGCGCCCGTTGGGAGCCACGAGTTAACGCGTGAGTTGGAGCACGCAGCGGCGGGCGAGGTGTTCGACGCGGCGATGATGGATGAACCGAGCGACGCCGAAGCGGCCGAACCGGAATCCGTCGCTACCACGACCGCTTCCGCCGAGCCGACGGCGGCCGAATCACTCGCGTCGGTGATCGCCGCCGTGGCATTCGAGACCGCCGTGTCGGCGCCCACCTCGCAGACACCACAAAAAGCCAAGCCGGACGCGGATCTCTCGGTACGCGTGCGCACCGACAGGCTCGACCGCTTGATTGACATGGTGGGCGAGCTGGTGATCGCGCAGTCGATGATCTCCGGCGACACCGACGTCTCGCAGCACAAGAATCCGGCGCTGGCCCGCAAGATCACGCACGCCGGCAAGATTGTGCGCGATCTGCAGGACTTGTCGATGTCGATGCGCATGGTTCCGCTCAAGGGCACGTTCCAGAAGCTCACCCGTCTGGTGCGCGATCTCGCGCAGAAGAACGGCAAGCTGGTGGAGTTTGTGACGAGCGGGGACGACACCGAAATCGATCGCAACATGGTGGACGCAATCGCCGATCCGCTGGTGCATATGGTGCGCAACGGGCTCGATCACGGACTCGAAGGTCGTGAGGAGCGTGAAGCGGCAGGCAAGCGCGCGCAGGGCACGCTCAAGCTCTCGGCGTTTCACCAGGGCGGCCATGTTGTGGTGGAGCTCAAGGATGACGGCCGCGGGCTGAACCGTGAGAAAATCATCTCCAAGGCAATCGCCAAGGGGCTCATTGAGAGTGAGAAGGGGATGATGGACGGCGACGTCTGGCAGCTGATTTTTGCTCCGGGCTTCTCGACGGCGGACAAGATCACCGACGTCTCCGGCCGCGGCGTCGGGATGGACGTGGTCAAGCGGAACGTGGAGCAGATTCGCGGCCGTATCGACATCACGTCGGAAAAAGGCAAAGGCACGACGTTCACGGTGCGTCTCCCGCTGACCCTGGCGATCACGGACGGCATGCTCGTGCGGGTCGGCGACGAGCGCTACATCGTGCCGACCATCAACATCATGCTCTCGTTCCGTCCGGCGGTGGAGTCGCTGTATACGGTCACCGGCCGCGGGGAGATGGTGCTGCTCCGCGATGCCACGATCCCGATCGTGCGTCTGCACAGGTTGTTTGGCATCACGGGCGCCAAGGAGCGCCCGGAAGAGGCGCTGTTGATGCTGGTCGGCGACGGCGAGCGGCAGTGTGCGGTGCTCGTGGACGAACTGCTTGCCCAGCACCAAGTGGTGGCCAAGACCCTTGGCCGAGGCCTGGATGCGGTGCCCGGTGTGTCGGGTGGCGCGATTCTCGGCGATGGCCGAGTCGGGCTGATTCTCGATGTCGCGCAGATCATTCAGCTCGGCCGTACCGCAGGCAACGAGGACGAGACCCCGATGGCGCAGGACCGTCGATCGATTGCGTAA
- a CDS encoding HNH endonuclease has translation MLAQQHKRHIKRATFRDCARRCVYCGTSLGLEIATLDHVYPLSRGGTHDPGNLVAACQRCNQLKGSLLPVEFFARYPWAGANFMRYARAVHRTLKRGARRAVSLAFAQAA, from the coding sequence GTGCTCGCTCAGCAACACAAGCGGCACATCAAGCGCGCGACTTTCCGTGATTGCGCCAGGCGCTGCGTCTACTGCGGAACCTCGCTCGGACTAGAGATCGCCACGCTGGATCACGTCTACCCGCTCTCACGCGGCGGGACGCATGACCCCGGCAACCTCGTGGCCGCCTGCCAGCGCTGCAACCAATTGAAGGGCTCGCTGCTCCCAGTGGAGTTCTTCGCGCGCTATCCGTGGGCCGGCGCCAACTTCATGCGCTACGCGCGTGCGGTGCACCGGACGCTCAAACGCGGAGCACGACGGGCGGTCTCGCTCGCGTTTGCGCAGGCCGCGTAA
- a CDS encoding chemotaxis protein CheX: MTQTKPAQLHQTAAATFEDLALLIPLDFLEEEQRELPLTDGVVVRFFGPMTGRLELRVSERIPRVVAENMLGIEEPSEQLQRDAFGELANVLTGNLLSTMTNAVGVFHLRPPTKIAPEMGAEIPAAEASLGLEEGRVNTRLYITLGGH, translated from the coding sequence ATGACGCAAACGAAACCAGCGCAGTTACATCAGACAGCAGCAGCGACTTTTGAGGACCTCGCGCTGCTCATTCCTCTCGATTTTCTTGAGGAAGAGCAGCGCGAACTCCCTCTGACCGATGGCGTGGTCGTTCGATTTTTTGGCCCCATGACGGGCCGACTTGAACTGCGCGTGTCGGAACGCATCCCGCGCGTGGTGGCAGAAAATATGCTCGGAATCGAAGAGCCCTCGGAACAGCTTCAGCGTGACGCGTTCGGCGAACTCGCCAATGTGCTTACCGGCAATTTGCTGTCCACCATGACGAACGCGGTGGGGGTGTTTCATCTCCGCCCGCCCACGAAGATCGCTCCGGAAATGGGCGCGGAAATTCCCGCCGCCGAGGCTAGCCTCGGGCTTGAGGAAGGACGCGTCAACACCCGACTGTACATCACGTTGGGTGGTCATTAA
- a CDS encoding chemotaxis protein CheW, whose product MSTLTPTAALAQLGGKYLTFVLAGEEYGIQILSVHEILGMMPATRIPRTPHHIRGVINLRGKVIPVLDLRLRFGMPGIEDTETSCIIVVAVQGTQMGLVVDQVSEVTTITQGDIEPAPSFGADVPTDYILGIGKAAGRVRLLLDIDRVLSTDEIVAVTAASANVD is encoded by the coding sequence ATGAGCACCCTGACCCCGACCGCCGCGCTCGCCCAGTTGGGCGGCAAGTACCTCACCTTCGTCCTCGCGGGCGAGGAGTATGGCATTCAAATCCTGAGCGTGCACGAAATTCTCGGTATGATGCCGGCGACGCGCATTCCGCGGACACCCCACCATATCCGTGGCGTGATCAACCTGCGCGGCAAGGTGATCCCAGTGCTGGATCTCCGCTTGCGCTTCGGCATGCCGGGCATCGAAGACACCGAGACCTCGTGCATTATCGTGGTGGCCGTACAGGGGACGCAGATGGGACTCGTCGTCGATCAGGTCAGCGAAGTGACGACGATTACCCAGGGCGACATTGAGCCGGCGCCGTCGTTTGGTGCCGACGTGCCAACGGACTACATCCTTGGCATTGGCAAAGCTGCCGGCCGCGTGCGCCTGTTGCTCGACATCGACCGCGTGCTCTCAACGGATGAAATCGTCGCGGTCACCGCGGCGTCGGCCAACGTGGACTGA